A portion of the Streptomyces sp. NBC_01335 genome contains these proteins:
- a CDS encoding NADH-quinone oxidoreductase subunit B: protein MGVTSRPTPEPQPATGTQEAVTGPGPVPLPEPQRLGVLSRLAPEPMKVVLNWGRRYSLWVFNFGLACCAIEFIAASMSRHDFMRLGVIPFAPGPRQADLMVVSGTVTDKMAPAVKRLYEQMPEPKYVISFGACSNCGGPYWDSYSVTKGVDQIIPVDVYVPGCPPRPEALLQGILKLQDRIARESLAERYATNPAARPSTAALTSGLVAAPAEPAAPAEPEEGTR, encoded by the coding sequence ATGGGCGTGACGAGCCGGCCGACCCCCGAGCCGCAGCCCGCGACCGGAACGCAGGAGGCGGTGACCGGCCCCGGGCCGGTCCCGCTGCCGGAGCCCCAACGGCTCGGCGTACTGTCCCGCCTCGCGCCGGAACCGATGAAGGTGGTCCTGAACTGGGGCCGCCGCTACAGCCTCTGGGTCTTCAACTTCGGCCTGGCCTGCTGCGCCATCGAGTTCATCGCCGCCTCCATGTCCCGGCACGACTTCATGCGGCTCGGCGTGATCCCCTTCGCCCCGGGCCCGCGCCAGGCCGACCTGATGGTCGTCTCCGGCACGGTGACGGACAAGATGGCCCCGGCCGTGAAGCGGCTGTACGAGCAGATGCCCGAGCCGAAGTACGTGATCTCCTTCGGCGCCTGCTCCAACTGCGGCGGCCCGTACTGGGACTCGTACTCCGTCACGAAGGGCGTCGACCAGATCATCCCCGTCGACGTGTACGTACCCGGCTGCCCGCCCCGGCCCGAGGCGCTGCTCCAGGGCATCCTCAAGCTCCAGGACCGGATCGCCCGCGAGTCCCTGGCGGAGCGTTACGCGACGAACCCCGCCGCCCGGCCCTCGACCGCCGCGCTGACCAGCGGGCTCGTCGCGGCCCCGGCCGAGCCGGCGGCCCCGGCCGAGCCGGAGGAGGGGACGCGGTGA
- a CDS encoding sensor histidine kinase, protein MATAYGSDTRGGQGGGSTGSWDRPDEKHFFPAVLRAPVESRTWRELLYLLLSLPISIVLFTLVVTTVSLGAGLMVTFLGIPVLAAGLAVCRGFGVLERLRARALLRLDVADPEPVRGRTGGVFSWAGAALRSGTSWRHLLYGFLHFPWAVFAFTVAVTVVTTAWSMFTYPLWAWVFPAYVGVDGLQLYGDATHRVYLDSAFELTATCGVGLLLVLVSPWIVRGLASVDRVMVAGLLGPSRLVTRVVELESDRGVVVDTAAADLRRIERDLHDGAQARLAALAMELGLAKERLAEDPDAAARLIDGAHGEVKVALQELRDLARDIHPAVLTDRGLDAALSSVASRCSVPVSVDVELPLRPARAVENLAYVTVSELLRNVTRHAGATRASVTVRQTADRQKGQRGHDPSDRPSHLDRPDHLVIRVDDDGRGGADVTAGGGLAGLAERLRAVDGNLTVQSPAGGPTTVTARLPWRD, encoded by the coding sequence ATGGCCACGGCATACGGATCGGACACACGGGGCGGGCAGGGCGGTGGCTCCACCGGCTCCTGGGACCGCCCCGACGAGAAGCACTTCTTCCCGGCCGTGCTCCGCGCACCGGTCGAGTCGCGGACCTGGCGGGAGCTGCTGTACCTCCTGCTGAGCCTGCCGATCAGCATCGTGCTCTTCACCCTCGTGGTGACCACGGTCTCGCTGGGCGCCGGCCTGATGGTCACGTTCCTCGGTATTCCGGTGCTCGCGGCCGGGCTGGCGGTGTGCCGGGGCTTCGGTGTCCTGGAACGCCTGCGCGCCCGCGCCCTGCTCCGGCTCGACGTCGCCGACCCGGAGCCCGTACGGGGCCGGACCGGCGGCGTGTTCTCGTGGGCCGGCGCGGCGCTCCGCAGCGGCACCTCCTGGCGCCACCTGCTCTACGGATTCCTGCACTTCCCGTGGGCGGTCTTCGCGTTCACCGTCGCGGTGACGGTGGTGACGACCGCGTGGAGCATGTTCACGTACCCGCTCTGGGCCTGGGTCTTCCCGGCGTACGTGGGGGTCGACGGCCTCCAGCTGTACGGGGACGCGACGCACCGGGTCTACCTGGACTCTGCCTTCGAGCTGACCGCGACCTGCGGGGTCGGGCTGCTCCTCGTGCTGGTGTCGCCGTGGATCGTCCGGGGGCTGGCCTCGGTGGACCGGGTGATGGTCGCCGGGCTGCTCGGCCCGTCCCGGCTGGTCACCCGCGTGGTGGAGCTGGAGTCGGACCGGGGCGTGGTCGTGGACACGGCGGCGGCCGACCTGCGCCGGATCGAACGCGACCTCCACGACGGCGCCCAGGCCCGGCTCGCCGCGCTCGCGATGGAACTCGGGCTGGCCAAGGAGCGGCTCGCCGAGGACCCGGACGCGGCGGCGCGGCTGATCGACGGGGCGCACGGCGAGGTGAAGGTCGCCCTCCAGGAGCTCCGCGACCTCGCCCGGGACATCCACCCGGCCGTCCTCACCGACCGGGGCCTGGACGCCGCCCTCTCCTCCGTCGCCTCCCGCTGCTCGGTCCCGGTCTCCGTCGACGTGGAGCTGCCGCTCCGCCCGGCCCGCGCGGTCGAGAACCTCGCGTACGTCACGGTCTCCGAGCTGCTCCGCAACGTCACCCGGCATGCGGGCGCCACCCGGGCCTCGGTCACGGTGCGGCAGACGGCCGACCGGCAGAAGGGCCAGAGGGGCCACGACCCGTCCGACCGCCCGAGCCACCTGGACCGCCCGGACCACCTGGTGATCCGGGTCGACGACGACGGGCGGGGCGGCGCGGACGTGACGGCGGGCGGCGGACTGGCCGGCCTCGCCGAACGGCTGCGGGCCGTGGACGGCAACCTCACCGTGCAGTCCCCGGCGGGCGGCCCGACGACGGTGACCGCCCGGCTCCCGTGGCGGGACTGA
- a CDS encoding aminoglycoside phosphotransferase — protein MTEQPSAPVPPRAVLDAFEVAGTPVPLAGGQGRSVLVGGYVFKPAEGTEAEAEWAASLCEALAPGPGFRVPRPLRAADGRSLVDGWTAHAFLAGTPGPRGHWDEVLSAGRAFHAALRGFPRPGFLDRRTHPWAVADRVAWGEQDVEVVAGLAAPFSALLALRRPVRQDAAQLVHGDLTGNVLFAPGQVPVVIDFSPYWRPPLFAEAVVIADGLLWFGLPSGPTSGIPGGSTAAGGGHPDWRQMLIRALIFRLVAESENAGPGGRVRPGEADRYVRATEAVVRGPERRRG, from the coding sequence GTGACCGAGCAGCCGAGCGCCCCCGTCCCGCCCCGCGCCGTCCTCGACGCGTTCGAAGTCGCGGGCACGCCCGTCCCCCTGGCCGGTGGTCAGGGGCGGAGCGTTCTCGTCGGCGGGTACGTGTTCAAGCCCGCCGAGGGGACGGAAGCCGAGGCCGAGTGGGCCGCCTCCCTGTGCGAGGCGTTGGCGCCGGGCCCCGGTTTCCGTGTCCCGCGCCCGCTCCGGGCCGCCGACGGCCGGAGTCTCGTGGACGGCTGGACCGCCCACGCGTTCCTGGCCGGCACGCCCGGTCCCCGGGGTCACTGGGACGAGGTGCTGAGCGCGGGCCGGGCCTTCCACGCCGCACTGCGCGGGTTCCCCCGGCCCGGCTTCCTCGACCGGCGCACCCACCCCTGGGCGGTGGCCGACCGGGTGGCGTGGGGCGAGCAGGACGTCGAGGTGGTCGCCGGCCTGGCCGCCCCTTTCTCGGCTCTGCTGGCGCTGAGGCGCCCGGTGCGGCAGGACGCGGCCCAGCTCGTGCACGGCGACCTCACCGGCAATGTGCTCTTCGCGCCGGGCCAGGTACCCGTGGTGATCGACTTCTCGCCGTACTGGCGGCCCCCGCTCTTCGCCGAAGCCGTGGTGATCGCGGACGGGCTGCTGTGGTTCGGCCTTCCGTCCGGGCCCACGTCCGGCATTCCTGGCGGGTCTACGGCGGCGGGCGGCGGTCACCCGGACTGGCGGCAGATGCTGATCCGCGCGCTGATCTTCCGGCTCGTCGCGGAGAGCGAGAACGCCGGGCCGGGCGGCCGGGTGCGCCCCGGGGAGGCCGATCGGTACGTCCGGGCCACCGAGGCCGTGGTGCGGGGGCCGGAGCGGCGTCGCGGGTGA
- a CDS encoding response regulator transcription factor has translation MRVVIAEDSVLLREGLTRLLTDLGHEVVAGVGDAEALLALLAELHARQELPDVVVADVRMPPTHTDEGVRAAVRLRKEHPGVGVLVLSQYVEERYATELLAGSTRGVGYLLKDRVADVRDFVDAVVRVAGGGTALDPEVVAQLLGRSRKQDVLAGLTPREREVLGLMAEGRTNSAVAKQLVVSDGAVEKHVSNIFLKLGLAPSDGDHRRVLAVLTYLNS, from the coding sequence GTGCGAGTAGTCATCGCCGAGGATTCGGTGCTGTTGCGGGAGGGCCTGACCCGGCTGCTCACCGATCTCGGGCACGAGGTCGTCGCCGGGGTGGGGGACGCGGAGGCGCTGCTCGCGCTGCTGGCGGAGCTGCACGCGCGGCAGGAGCTGCCGGACGTGGTGGTCGCGGACGTACGGATGCCGCCGACCCACACCGACGAGGGCGTCCGGGCCGCGGTGCGGCTGCGCAAGGAACACCCCGGCGTCGGCGTGCTGGTGCTGTCGCAGTACGTGGAGGAGCGGTACGCCACCGAGCTGCTGGCCGGCAGCACGCGCGGGGTGGGTTACCTGCTGAAGGACCGGGTCGCCGACGTGCGGGACTTCGTGGACGCCGTGGTGCGGGTGGCCGGGGGCGGGACCGCGCTGGACCCGGAGGTGGTGGCGCAACTGCTGGGCCGGAGCCGTAAGCAGGACGTGCTGGCGGGGCTGACGCCGCGCGAGCGCGAGGTCCTCGGCCTGATGGCGGAGGGGCGGACGAACTCCGCGGTGGCCAAGCAGCTCGTGGTGAGCGACGGCGCGGTGGAGAAGCACGTCAGCAACATCTTCCTCAAGCTCGGCCTCGCGCCGAGCGACGGCGACCACCGGCGGGTGCTCGCGGTGCTGACGTATCTGAACTCGTAG
- a CDS encoding 2-oxoacid:ferredoxin oxidoreductase subunit beta encodes MADAAHPLLQLVPKAESPQTMKDFKSDQEVRWCPGCGDYAVLAAVQGFMPELGLAKENIVFVSGIGCSSRFPYYMNTYGMHSIHGRAPSIATGLATSRRDLSVWVVTGDGDALSIGGNHLIHALRRNVNLKILLFNNRIYGLTKGQYSPTSEMGKITKSTPMGSLDAPFNPVSLALGAEASFVARTVDSDRKHLTGVLRAAADHPGTALVEIYQNCNIFNDGAFEALKDKDRAQEAVIRLEHGQPILFGADGSKGVVRDPATGDLQVVAVTEENRSRVLVHDAHAASPTTAFALSRLADPDTLHHTPIGVLRSVERPVYDTLMSQQLDTAVEQQGKGDLAALLAGKDTWTVVG; translated from the coding sequence ATGGCTGACGCCGCCCACCCCCTGCTCCAGCTCGTCCCCAAGGCCGAGTCGCCGCAGACGATGAAGGACTTCAAGTCCGACCAGGAAGTCCGCTGGTGCCCCGGCTGCGGCGACTACGCCGTTCTCGCCGCCGTGCAGGGCTTCATGCCCGAGCTCGGGCTCGCCAAGGAGAACATCGTCTTCGTCTCCGGCATCGGCTGCTCGTCCCGCTTTCCGTACTACATGAACACCTACGGGATGCACTCCATCCACGGCCGCGCCCCCTCCATCGCCACCGGCCTCGCCACCTCGCGGCGGGACCTGTCGGTGTGGGTCGTCACCGGGGACGGCGATGCTCTCTCCATCGGCGGCAACCACCTCATCCACGCCCTGCGCCGGAACGTCAATCTGAAGATCCTTCTGTTCAACAACCGGATCTACGGACTGACCAAGGGCCAGTACTCCCCCACCTCCGAGATGGGCAAGATCACCAAGTCGACACCGATGGGCTCCCTGGACGCCCCGTTCAACCCGGTGTCCCTGGCGCTCGGCGCGGAGGCCTCGTTCGTGGCCCGGACGGTGGACTCCGACCGCAAGCACCTCACCGGCGTGCTGCGGGCGGCGGCCGACCACCCCGGCACGGCGCTGGTGGAGATCTACCAGAACTGCAACATCTTCAACGACGGCGCCTTCGAGGCCCTCAAGGACAAGGACCGCGCCCAGGAAGCGGTCATCCGCCTCGAACACGGGCAGCCGATCCTCTTCGGTGCGGACGGCTCGAAGGGCGTCGTCCGCGACCCGGCCACCGGCGACCTCCAGGTCGTCGCGGTCACCGAGGAGAACCGCTCCCGCGTCCTGGTCCACGACGCCCACGCCGCCTCTCCGACCACCGCGTTCGCCCTCTCCCGCCTCGCCGACCCCGACACCCTCCACCACACCCCGATCGGAGTCCTGCGCAGCGTCGAACGCCCGGTCTACGACACGCTGATGTCCCAGCAGCTGGACACCGCCGTCGAACAGCAGGGCAAGGGCGACCTGGCCGCGCTCCTCGCGGGCAAGGACACCTGGACGGTCGTCGGCTGA
- a CDS encoding 2-oxoacid:acceptor oxidoreductase subunit alpha yields MTSQVSSQADMTDEAVVGEQRAPRATNAEVGVKEIRRLDRVIIRFAGDSGDGMQLTGDRFTSETASFGNDLSTLPNFPAEIRAPAGTLPGVSSFQLHFADHDILTPGDAPNVLVAMNPAALRANIGDVPRGAEVIVNTDEFTKRPMAKVGYATSPLEDGSLEAFNVHPVPLTTLTIEALKDFGLSRKEAERSKNMFALGLLSWMYHRPTEGTETFLRQKFAKKPQIAEANVAAFRAGWNFGETTEDFAVSYEVAPASKAFPTGTYRNISGNLALSYGLIAASRQAGLPLYLGSYPITPASDILHELSKHKNFGVRTFQAEDEIAGIGAALGAAFGGALGVTTTSGPGVALKSETIGLAVSLELPLLIVDIQRGGPSTGLPTKTEQADLLQAMYGRNGEAPVPVVAPKTPADCFDAALEAARIALTYRTPVFLLSDGYLANGSEPWRIPDPEQLPDLQVTFATTPNHTLADGTEVFWPYKRDPETLARPWAVPGTPGLEHRIGGIEKQDGTGNISYDPANHAFMVRTRQAKIDNIAVPDLEVDDPAGATTLVLGWGSTYGPITAAVRRLRAAGDTIAQAHLRHLNPFPRNLGEILQRYEKVVVPEMNLGQLATLIRARYLVDAHSYNQVNGMPFKAEQLATALKEAIDG; encoded by the coding sequence GTGACCAGCCAGGTCAGTAGCCAGGCCGATATGACCGACGAGGCTGTCGTGGGGGAGCAACGTGCTCCCCGTGCGACGAATGCGGAGGTCGGCGTGAAAGAAATCCGTCGACTGGATCGAGTCATCATTCGATTCGCCGGGGATTCCGGCGACGGTATGCAGTTGACGGGCGACCGTTTCACCTCGGAGACGGCGTCGTTCGGCAATGACCTGTCGACCCTGCCGAACTTCCCGGCCGAGATCAGGGCGCCCGCGGGGACGCTGCCCGGTGTCTCGTCCTTCCAGCTGCACTTCGCGGACCACGACATCCTCACGCCCGGCGACGCACCGAACGTCCTGGTGGCGATGAACCCGGCGGCCCTGCGGGCCAACATCGGGGACGTCCCGCGCGGGGCCGAGGTGATCGTCAACACCGACGAGTTCACCAAGCGCCCGATGGCGAAGGTCGGTTACGCCACCTCCCCGCTGGAGGACGGTTCGCTGGAGGCGTTCAACGTCCACCCGGTGCCGCTGACCACCCTGACGATCGAGGCGCTGAAGGACTTCGGCCTCTCCCGGAAGGAGGCCGAGCGGAGCAAGAACATGTTCGCGCTGGGCCTGCTGTCGTGGATGTACCACCGGCCGACGGAGGGGACGGAGACGTTCCTGCGGCAGAAGTTCGCGAAGAAGCCGCAGATCGCGGAGGCGAACGTGGCCGCGTTCCGCGCCGGGTGGAACTTCGGCGAGACGACCGAGGACTTCGCGGTCTCCTACGAGGTCGCGCCGGCCTCGAAGGCGTTCCCGACGGGTACGTACCGCAACATCTCGGGGAACCTGGCCCTCAGTTACGGGCTGATCGCGGCGTCCCGGCAGGCCGGGCTGCCGCTCTACCTCGGCTCGTACCCGATCACTCCGGCCTCCGACATCCTGCACGAGTTGTCCAAGCACAAGAACTTCGGTGTGCGGACCTTCCAGGCCGAGGACGAGATCGCCGGGATCGGGGCGGCGCTGGGCGCCGCGTTCGGGGGGGCCCTGGGGGTGACGACGACCTCCGGGCCCGGGGTGGCGCTGAAGTCGGAGACCATCGGGCTGGCCGTCTCCCTCGAACTGCCGCTGCTGATCGTGGACATCCAGCGCGGCGGCCCGTCCACCGGGCTGCCCACCAAGACCGAGCAGGCCGACCTGCTCCAGGCGATGTACGGCCGCAACGGCGAGGCCCCCGTCCCGGTGGTCGCGCCGAAGACCCCGGCGGACTGCTTCGACGCCGCGCTGGAAGCCGCCCGGATCGCCCTGACCTACCGCACCCCGGTCTTCCTGCTCTCCGACGGGTACCTCGCCAACGGCTCCGAGCCCTGGCGCATCCCGGACCCGGAGCAGCTCCCCGACCTCCAGGTCACCTTCGCCACCACCCCGAACCACACGCTCGCCGACGGCACCGAGGTGTTCTGGCCGTACAAGCGCGATCCCGAGACGCTGGCCCGCCCGTGGGCGGTGCCGGGAACACCGGGCCTTGAGCACCGGATCGGCGGGATCGAGAAGCAGGACGGCACCGGGAACATCTCCTACGACCCGGCCAACCACGCATTCATGGTCCGCACCCGCCAGGCGAAGATCGACAACATCGCGGTCCCGGACCTGGAGGTGGACGACCCCGCCGGCGCCACCACCCTCGTCCTGGGCTGGGGTTCGACCTACGGGCCCATCACCGCCGCCGTACGCAGACTCCGCGCGGCCGGCGACACCATCGCCCAGGCCCACCTGCGCCACCTCAACCCCTTCCCGCGCAACCTCGGCGAGATCCTCCAGCGGTACGAGAAGGTCGTCGTGCCCGAGATGAACCTGGGCCAGCTCGCCACCCTGATCCGTGCGAGATACCTCGTCGACGCCCACTCCTACAACCAGGTCAACGGCATGCCCTTCAAGGCCGAACAGCTCGCCACCGCCCTGAAGGAGGCCATCGATGGCTGA
- a CDS encoding NADH-quinone oxidoreductase subunit C, with the protein MNASENAGTSGTSGTPETSARLYDRLLDADAAAVAEAVTGLFGEGATAAYAYDLLTVDVPADTWTAALETVRDRLGCTYFDWLSAVDEPGTGFQVGAHVAALSTGTVRRLLVRTTVPHGSAVLPSAIAVYAGAAWHERETHEMFGIRFEGHPHLVPLLLPEGFEGHPLRKDFVLAARVAKAWPGAKEPGESEHGGPKRRTMLPPGVPDPNEWGPLKGQLPPAPARPARGARAGAAGAAAGAGERPVRRARSVTEGSAGQRTTPAPPPAPPTAAAPAGPDTPAPEAPDAKTPDAATPTEGAPAARPARRSRSVSAGSASQRAESTPDGTGTETPATDTAASGRTGPATGSGAPQSPAPRRTAQSADAPWHHARPAFDDGTGAAKPEPAPEAKPEPGTDAKADAEPEPPSVKPAEPAEPAEPAEPAEPAEPAEPAEPAEPESPEVTPDVPEDPDHRSSGGDTA; encoded by the coding sequence GTGAACGCCTCCGAGAACGCGGGGACCTCCGGGACCTCCGGGACTCCTGAGACCTCCGCGCGTCTGTACGACCGGCTGCTCGACGCCGACGCGGCCGCCGTCGCCGAGGCCGTCACCGGGCTCTTCGGCGAGGGGGCGACCGCCGCGTACGCGTACGACCTGCTCACCGTGGACGTACCCGCCGACACCTGGACCGCCGCGCTGGAAACCGTGCGCGACCGGCTCGGCTGCACCTACTTCGACTGGCTGAGCGCCGTCGACGAACCGGGCACCGGCTTCCAGGTCGGTGCCCACGTGGCCGCGCTCTCCACCGGCACGGTCCGGCGGCTGCTGGTCCGTACGACCGTCCCGCACGGGTCGGCCGTGCTGCCCAGCGCGATCGCCGTCTACGCGGGCGCCGCCTGGCACGAGCGCGAGACCCACGAGATGTTCGGCATCCGCTTCGAGGGCCACCCGCACCTGGTGCCCCTGCTGCTGCCCGAAGGCTTCGAGGGCCACCCGCTGCGCAAGGACTTCGTCCTCGCGGCCCGGGTCGCCAAGGCGTGGCCCGGTGCCAAGGAGCCCGGCGAATCCGAGCACGGCGGGCCCAAGCGCCGCACCATGCTCCCGCCGGGCGTACCCGACCCGAACGAGTGGGGCCCGCTCAAGGGCCAGCTGCCGCCCGCCCCGGCCCGCCCCGCGCGGGGCGCCCGCGCAGGCGCCGCCGGTGCTGCTGCCGGTGCCGGGGAGCGACCGGTGCGCCGCGCCCGCAGCGTCACCGAGGGCTCGGCGGGACAGCGCACCACGCCCGCCCCACCGCCCGCGCCCCCGACGGCAGCAGCACCGGCCGGACCGGACACCCCGGCCCCGGAGGCCCCGGACGCGAAGACCCCGGACGCGGCGACGCCGACCGAGGGGGCACCGGCCGCACGCCCCGCGCGCAGGTCCCGCAGCGTCTCGGCCGGCTCAGCCAGCCAGCGCGCGGAGAGCACCCCGGACGGTACGGGTACGGAGACCCCCGCGACGGACACGGCGGCCTCCGGGCGGACCGGCCCGGCGACGGGCTCCGGCGCCCCGCAGAGCCCGGCTCCCCGCCGGACGGCCCAAAGCGCGGACGCCCCCTGGCACCACGCCCGCCCGGCGTTCGACGACGGGACGGGCGCGGCGAAGCCCGAGCCTGCCCCGGAGGCGAAGCCCGAGCCGGGGACCGACGCGAAGGCTGACGCCGAGCCGGAACCCCCGTCCGTGAAACCGGCGGAACCGGCAGAACCGGCAGAACCGGCAGAACCGGCAGAACCGGCAGAACCGGCGGAACCGGCGGAGCCCGCAGAACCCGAGAGTCCCGAAGTGACCCCCGACGTGCCCGAAGACCCCGATCACCGTTCCTCCGGAGGCGATACCGCGTGA
- a CDS encoding winged helix-turn-helix transcriptional regulator: MTVRTETPGELVAAAAREADVNRAMCPSRIVLEHVTSRWGVLVLAALLERPYRFSELRRTIENVSEKMLAQTLRTLERDGFVHRDAQPVIPPRVDYSLTPLGREAAERVWELARWSEHQVDVVATARAAYDAREA, translated from the coding sequence ATGACGGTACGTACGGAGACCCCCGGAGAGCTCGTGGCGGCGGCGGCCCGCGAAGCGGACGTGAACCGGGCGATGTGCCCGTCCCGGATCGTGCTGGAACACGTCACCAGCCGCTGGGGCGTGCTGGTGCTCGCGGCCCTGCTGGAACGCCCGTACCGCTTCAGCGAACTGCGCCGCACCATCGAGAACGTCAGCGAGAAGATGCTGGCCCAGACCCTGCGGACGCTGGAGCGCGACGGGTTCGTGCACCGCGACGCCCAGCCGGTGATCCCGCCCCGGGTGGACTACTCCCTCACCCCGCTCGGCCGCGAGGCCGCCGAGCGCGTGTGGGAGCTGGCCCGCTGGTCCGAGCACCAGGTGGACGTGGTCGCCACCGCGCGGGCGGCGTACGACGCGCGCGAGGCGTGA
- a CDS encoding sensor histidine kinase: MTTSPSEPPAESPAERLSEPDDPRPPRPRPALDAWTWKEIAHLLANLPTTIIGFVYAIVLVSVGAGLSVTVIGLPLLALGIQGSRGLGRFERARARTLLGVHVGEPGAIARTRREKGFFAWLWSGLGDRVGWRALLYSFIRLPWGVVTFTVTLVGLFVLWPVLPYVTRALANVDRAMVRTLLAPSDELERRIAELESDRGVVVDTAAADLRRIERDLHDGAQARLVALAMDLGLAKEKLNHDPEAAARMVDEAHGEVKVALQELRDLARGIHPAVLTDRGLDAALSSIASRCTVPVTVGVELPGRPAQAIEGIAYFTVSELLQNVSKHSRARSAAVDVWRAGDRLMLRVRDDGQGGARTGGGTGLAGLAERLGAVDGLLVVESPEGGPTSVTAELPWRDGAAGPG, encoded by the coding sequence ATGACGACGAGCCCCTCCGAGCCCCCCGCCGAGAGCCCTGCCGAGAGACTCTCCGAGCCGGACGACCCCCGGCCGCCCCGCCCGCGCCCGGCCCTCGACGCATGGACGTGGAAGGAGATCGCCCATCTGCTGGCGAACCTGCCGACCACGATCATCGGCTTCGTCTACGCGATCGTGCTGGTCAGCGTCGGTGCCGGGCTCTCCGTCACGGTGATCGGGCTGCCGCTGCTCGCGCTCGGCATCCAGGGTTCGCGCGGGCTGGGCCGGTTCGAGCGCGCGCGGGCCCGCACCCTGCTCGGGGTCCATGTCGGGGAGCCGGGTGCGATCGCGCGGACCCGCCGCGAGAAGGGGTTCTTCGCCTGGCTCTGGTCGGGTCTCGGCGACCGGGTGGGCTGGCGGGCGCTGCTGTATTCGTTCATCCGACTGCCGTGGGGCGTGGTGACGTTCACCGTGACGCTGGTGGGGCTCTTCGTCCTCTGGCCCGTGCTGCCCTATGTGACGCGGGCGCTCGCCAACGTGGACCGCGCGATGGTGCGGACGCTGCTGGCGCCCTCGGACGAGCTGGAGCGGCGGATCGCCGAGCTGGAGTCGGACCGGGGTGTGGTGGTGGACACGGCGGCGGCCGATCTCCGGCGGATCGAACGCGATCTGCACGACGGCGCCCAGGCCCGGCTGGTGGCGCTCGCCATGGACCTCGGGCTGGCGAAGGAGAAGCTCAACCACGATCCGGAGGCCGCCGCCCGCATGGTCGACGAGGCGCACGGCGAGGTGAAGGTCGCTCTCCAGGAGCTCCGCGACCTCGCCCGGGGCATCCATCCCGCCGTCCTCACCGACCGGGGCCTGGACGCGGCCCTCTCCTCGATCGCCTCGCGATGCACGGTGCCCGTCACGGTCGGCGTCGAGCTGCCGGGCCGCCCGGCCCAGGCGATCGAGGGCATCGCCTACTTCACCGTCTCGGAGCTCCTCCAGAACGTCAGCAAGCACAGCCGCGCGCGCTCGGCCGCCGTGGACGTGTGGCGCGCGGGCGACCGCCTGATGCTCCGGGTACGGGACGACGGGCAGGGCGGGGCGCGGACCGGCGGCGGCACGGGGCTGGCCGGTCTGGCGGAGCGGCTGGGCGCGGTGGACGGTCTGCTGGTGGTGGAGTCGCCGGAGGGCGGCCCGACCTCGGTGACCGCCGAGCTGCCGTGGCGCGACGGCGCGGCCGGCCCGGGCTGA
- a CDS encoding NADH-quinone oxidoreductase subunit A produces the protein MADVPELPEPTVLASDYFHSYSVVGLLAVVGVLFVAAAFGAGRLLRPVVPTPEKLLTYECGVDPVGEGWAHTQVRYYVYAFLYVIFAVDSVFLFPWATVFAAPGFGATTLVEMFVFLGFLAVGLLYAWKKGVLTWA, from the coding sequence GTGGCGGACGTACCGGAACTGCCGGAGCCGACCGTTCTCGCGTCGGATTACTTCCACAGCTACTCGGTGGTCGGACTGCTCGCCGTCGTCGGCGTGCTCTTCGTCGCCGCCGCCTTCGGGGCGGGACGCCTGCTCAGGCCCGTGGTGCCGACGCCCGAGAAACTCCTCACCTACGAGTGCGGCGTGGATCCCGTGGGGGAGGGCTGGGCGCACACCCAGGTCCGCTACTACGTCTACGCCTTCCTCTACGTGATCTTCGCCGTCGACTCGGTCTTCCTCTTCCCCTGGGCGACCGTGTTCGCCGCGCCCGGATTCGGCGCGACCACCCTGGTGGAAATGTTCGTCTTCCTCGGCTTCCTCGCCGTGGGACTGCTCTACGCATGGAAGAAGGGCGTCCTCACATGGGCGTGA